In the genome of Candidatus Marinarcus aquaticus, the window ATGTTTTTGATTTTTGTATGGACATTGAAAATAAAATGAGTAAAGCTGATTTTGCAGTGAGTCGAGCAGGAGCCTCAACTTTATGGGAACTTGCAGCCAATGCCTTACCGACACTTTTTATTCCTTTCCCACATGCCGCACAAGATCATCAATACACCAATGCTCTTTTTTTGGTTGAGAAAAATATGGCCTATATGAAACGTGAGAGTCAATTGAGTCAAGAGTATTTTTTTGAGTGCATCCAACAAGACAATTATGAGATGTCAAAACGTTTGGTGAATTCTATTATGAGTGATTCTATTAAACTCATGCTTGATTGCATTTTAGAGGATCACTAAGAGCAACAAACCAAACAAAATTCTATAAATACCAAAGGCCACAAATGTAAAGTTCTCTAAAAACTTTAAAAAAAGTTTGATGGTCAAATACGCTACAATAAATGAAATGACAAATCCCATTGCTAAAACCATTAGGTTTGTGTGTGTAAAGTCATTGTAGTGTTTCAGTAAATCATAGCCTGTGGTTGCACACATGACGGGGAAGGCTAAAAGAAATGAGAACTCTGCACTTGCTTTTCTTGTAAGTCCTACAAACATCGCTCCAAGAATGGTTGCACCTGCTCGGCTTGTTCCAGGGATGAGTGCGGCTATTTGAGCCAAACCAATCAAAAGTGCTTGTTTGTATGAAACATTTTCAACATCATCAATAAAATGCTCTTGCGGTTTATAGTAGCGTTCAGCAATTAAAAAGATGATTCCCCCAATAATAAACATCGTTGCAACCACTTCAACACTAAAGAGCATCTTGATTTGTGAAGAGAAAAGAAACCCAACTGCTCCAATTGGAATAAATGCAAGGATTAGTTTTTTCCACAATTCAATATGTTTTAGAGTGAATTTACTGGGATAGTTTAAAATAACAGCTAAAATAGCTGCAAATTGAATGATGACTTCAAAGGCTTTATTCACAGATGTTTGTTCGAGGTTTAAAAACTCGCTGGCAACGATTAAATGCCCCGTTGATGAAATAGGCAAAAATTCTGTGAAGCCTTCGATGACTCCTAATATAATTGAATCAGATATGGTCATTATAATCCTCTTTTTTTAGTCAGTTGAAAAAATCGTTTGAGTGCACGTTTCTCTTTATAACCAATATCATAGTCAATCATTTTTAAATACTCTAAAATATGTTGTTTCGATACACCTGAACGTTGTGAATAATGCTCTAGGATATACTGTGGGATTTTGATGAAACGTTTTTTAAATGGTTTCATTACTTTATATAACAGTTTTCCATGTTTGTTGTAACAAAGACGTGCAAAAACAAATGGAAGGTTATATTTGTCTTGCCACGCTTTGGCTAAGTCAATAAAACTCTCTTTATCATTTTCATGGTAAAACTTCAAGGCTTTATCTCCGATAATGACTTGACCTTCGAGGTTTAAAACCTTTGCTAAAGCATTGGAAGTATCACTTTGATAATCTTTTGTGTATTCCCCTGGTACAAGCAGTACAGAACGTACGTTGCTTCGTGCAATGATTCCTAAGTCTAAAGCTTTTTCAGTTCGTGAAGCAATCGATGAAATAAATGCAGAATGTACTTTTCTTTGTTTAAATCGTTTGTTAATGGCTGAAGGATACGATTTTTGATATTCGATGATGGCTTTAAGCTGATTTGATTTTATACTCTTTTTTAAAAAAATATGAACGGGAAGAAGATTGATAAAATCGATTTTGGCAAAGTTCATTTATGATTCCTAAAACTAAAATTATTTTGGATATAATAGTAAAAATTTAGTAAATAAGGGGTTAAAATGGTTGAAGTAGAGTTTCTTGGACCGATTAATAAAGAAAAATTAACATTGGATATTTCAAACCTCTCGCAATTAAGTGAACTGTTAAAAGAAGACAATGACGTCGTTGAATGGTTAGATAAATGTGCTGTTGCAGTGAATGATACGCTGGTTTCATCTAAAGATATGAGTCTGAATGATGGAGATAAGATTTCACTTCTTCCTCCTGTATGCGGTGGATGAGAATGAACAAATTAGAACTTTTTGATGGAAGTCTACCTGTTGAAGAGATTACCAATGCTTGGTACAATGAATTTAAACTCTCTAATTATGGTGCTATTATTACTTTTGTAGGTGTGGTACGAGACGAAGATGGAATTGATGGTCTTTCATTTGATATCTATGAACCTATTTTAAATAACTGGTTTAATGCCTGGCAAGAGAAAGCCAATGCACAAAATGCCATTGTGCTTATGGCTCACTCAAAAGGGGATGTATTGAATCATGAGAGCTCATACATTGCAGCAGTGTGTTCCCCAAAACGAAGAGTAGCACTTGAAATGATTGATGAGTTTGTAGAAGATTTTAAACAAAGTGCGCCTATTTGGAAGTATGATATTATCAATGGAAAAAGAGAGTATGCACTTGATAGAAGTACAAAAATAAATGGTGCAGGGATTTTAAACTGATGCGTGTTGATTTGCATAACCACACTCATTTTTGTAACCATGCCAATGGAAGTATGCAAGTGTATGTTGAAAAAGCAATTGAAAAAGGGATTGATGTTTTTGGTTTTTCTGAACATGCCCCAATGGATTTTGATCAACACTACCGATTGCCATTAGAGAAAAAAGCAGAGTATGAAACTGAAGTAAAACGACTTCAAGAGATGTTCTCAAATGATATTGAGATTTTATTGGCATATGAAGTTGATTTTATGCAAAACGTTCCAATGCTCGATGAAATACTCAAAGCCAAAGTTGATTATCTGATTGGTTCGGTACACTTTTTAGATGGTTGGGGCTTTGATAATCCTGAGTTTATAGGAAGTTATGAAAACAGAGATATTGATACCATTTGGCAAGAGTATTTTAATACCATTGAAGCAATGGCAAAAGCCAATCTCTTTGATATCGTAGGGCATTTAGATTTAATTAAAATATTTAAGTTCATGCCTAAAAAAGAGATTAAAAGTATTGCAAACGGTGCTCTTAAAGCCATAAAAAATGCCAATATGGTCGTAGAGATAAACCCTGCTGGTTTACGAAAACCAATTGGGGAAACCTACCCTTCCAAAGAGCTTTTAGAAGCATGTTTTGAGCTGGATATTGCTATTACTTTTGGTTCAGATGCTCATGAAATTGCACAAGTAGGCTTTAAATATGAAGAGGCTAAAGCATTAGCCCAAGCTGTAGGATATACTAAAGCGATGCGGTTTAAAAACCGTGACAGAGAATTGTTTATTTTTTAAACAGTTTAAATTTGAAACAAAAATAAAAATTCTGAAAAACTGTATAAATTTTATACATAATTTAGGAAATTCTTTATGTTTGTTTTGATATAATCATCCAAACAACTTTATAGGAGATATTACCATGGGTAAATTTGTTAACAATACTGAAGAATTTTTCAAATATTGTGAAGAAAACGAAGTAAAATTTGTAGATTTAAGATTTACAGATATGAAAGGTATGTGGCACCACTTGACTTATATGATGAGTGCTGTAAATGAAGAAAACTTAACAAATGGTATGCCATTTGACGGTTCTTCTGTAGATGCATGGCAACCAATTAATAAATCTGATATGATTTTAAAGCCAGATGTAGAGACTGCATTCTTAGATCCATTTACTGCTGATTCAACCATTGTTGTATTTTGTGATGTTTATGACATCTACAAAGGTCAAATGTATGAGAAATGTCCACGATCTATTGCTAAAAAAGCATTACAACACTTATCTGAGTCTGGTGTGGGTGACGCTGCTTACTTTGGGCCAGAAAATGAATTCTTTATTTTTGATGATGTTAAAATTGTTGACTCAATCAATGAATCATACTACAGAGTTGATTCTGATGAGGGTGAATGGTCAGACAACACTGATTATGAAGTAGGAAATGTTGGACACAGACCTAGAACTAAAGGTGGTTATTTCCCAGTTCAACCAACAGATTCAATGGTTGACTTAAGAGCTGAAATGATGCAAGTATTGGAGCAAGTAGGTTTAGAAGTTGTTTTAGGACACCACGAAGTTGCTCAAGCACAAGGTGAAATTGGAGTAGTATTCTCAGACATCATTGGTGCAGCAGATAATGTTCAAAAATATAAATATGTTGTAAAAATGGTAGCTCACTTAAATGGTAAAACAGCTACATTTATGCCAAAACCTTTATTTGGTGATAACGGAAACGGTATGCACGTACACCAATCAATCTGGAAAGAGGGTAAAAACTTATTCTACAAAGAGGGTGAGTATGGTAACCTTTCTGATACTGCTAGACACTATGTGGGTGGTATTTTCAAACACGCTAGAGCAGTTGCTGCGTTTACTAACCCTTCAACGAACTCTTACAAAAGATTAATTCCAGGATTTGAAGCTCCTTCAATCTTAACGTACTCTTCTCAAAACAGATCGGCTTCTTGTCGAGTTCCTTATGGAGCGGGTGAAAAAGCAACAAGAATTGAGATGAGATTCCCAGATTCAACTTCTTGTCCATACTTAGCATTTGCTGCTATGATGATGGCGGGGCTTGATGGTATTGCTAACAAAATTGAACCAATTGGTCCAATGGATGAAGATTTATTTGAAATGCCATTAGATGAAATCAGAGAGAGAAAAATCCCTCAAATGCCTCACACATTAAGAGGTTCATTAGAAGCACTTATCAGAGATAACGACTTCTTAAAACCAGTATTCACTCAAGATATGATTGATACTTACCAACACTACAAATTCGAAACTCAAGTTTGGCCAGACGAAGCTCGACCAACTGCATTCGAATTTAAATCAACTTACTCTTGCTAGTCAGCTGATTATAATTTAAAAAGCCCACCTTATATAAGGTGGGCTTTTTTTATATCTAAAATTTTGAACTTATGAAATATATCATCAGAAAATTTTAGAAAAAAAGTTATGTGTAGTATAAAATTAAAGTATCAATTAATAGGGTATTATAAATGGAATGAATTTATGGAAAGTCAAGAGTCCAAAGAGAGAAACTCTCTTTTAAAACTCCCGCGTAGAACCTAAATCTTTTTCAATTTTAAGTTCAGGCAGTTTGGATGTGTCTGTAAAATACTCTGTTTTACCATTGATGACACTTTTATGCACCCCTTCTGGTATCTCAAAATTCCGTTTGATTTCAGGGTGAATTTGTAAGTATTGTCGATAAAAATGCCCAAAGACTGTACCTGCACTTCGACCACCTGTTTCACTCTTTCTCATAGGTTTATTGTCATCATTTCCATACCAAATAACAGTTTGAAGTGTTGGTGTGTATCCACAAAACCATGCATCCACGTTGCTATTTGTCGTACCGGTTTTACCTGCAATATCTAAACCTTTTACTTTTGCAAGTTTCCCCGTACCTCTTTGCACGGTATCATGTAAAATTGAGGTGATTAAGTAGGCTTGTTCAGGTGGTTGTATATAATTCTCTTGAGGTTGGAAAACAATGGTTTGATTGTTTTTATTCACAATCGAACTGACAATATAGGGCTGTACTTGAATACCATTGTTTGAAAACATGGTATACGCACGACTGAGTTCAAATGGTGAAATAGAGAGACTCCCCAGTGTAATGGATAAATCCATGGGGACATCTTCAAAACCAAAAGCTCTGAGATTCTTATGCGCAATGTCAATACCAATATCATTGACTAAGTTAATGGTGGCCAAGTTTCTGGAGTGCAACAGTGCTTCTCTAAGTGTAATGAGTCCTTTGTAGTTCTCTTCATAGTTTTTAGGTTGCCATTTTTTCTCTTCATCATCTTTGGTGTAACTGTAAGTACGAGAGATATCAATTAAGTTAGTTGCAGGTGAGTATCCCAAGTTCAATGCGGTTTGATATAAAAAGGGTTTAATCGCCGATCCAGGCTGTCGTTTAGACTGAATCACACGGTTAAAGTTTGACTCTTTATAATTCACTCCACCCAATAACGTTAAGATTTTTCCTGTTTTATTCTCTATGGTAATCAAGCCACCATTGAGAGTTGCAGTATGATCAACATACTCCTCTTCAGGAAGAGCTTCTGTTTTTTTGAAATACTCTTCTCGTTTTTTGATGTTGTCATAGCCATATTGTAACGATTTTCTGGCAATCTCTTGTGCTTTTAAATCAATCGTTAAATTGATTTTGTACCCACCATATTTTACGTCAGGAATATCATTACTTAATACATTCAATGCATAATCAATCACATAAGGGGCTTTATTGAGTGTCAATGTTTCATCGTAAACAGCAGGGACATAACTGATTGCTTCCATATGTTCACGGTCATTGATCCATCCCAAGGTTTTCAGACGGTTAACCACTTGGTTGGCTCGAACCAGTGCAAATTTGAGGTTTTTGGTTGGTGAGTAAAAACTTGGTGCTCTTGGAAGTCCAACTAAAATGGCAATCTCTTTTAAGTTAAGTTCAAACAACTCTTTTTTAAAGTAACCAAGAGAAGCCGTACGAATACCATAATAACCATGCCCAAAGTAGACTTGATTTAAGTATCGCTCTAAAATCTCCTCTTTTGAAAGAATCGTTTCAAGTCGAAGTGCGAGTAAGACCTCTTTGAGTTTTCGTGTGAACTTTTTCTCTCGTGTTAAAAGCATGTTTTTGATGAGTTGTTGAGTGAGCGTACTTGCTCCTTCAACCAGTTTTCGTGCTTTGATATCTTTTATGATGGCTCGTAAAATTGCATCGGTATTGACACCGTTATGTTCAAAAAATTGTGTATCTTCAATGGCAATAAGTGCCTCAATTACTTTGGGTGGAATGTCTTCATATTTCACATAAATACGGTGCTCTTTTTGAAAGATATTGGCAACAAGTTGTCCATCTTTATCAAAAAATTGTGTGGTGAGTTTGGGGTTATAATCCACAATTTGATTGATTTCAAATCGTATTTCAGAGTATAAATAGAGTAAAAATGCCAAAAGGGCTAAACCAATAACAGTAAAAAAACCAATAATATATTTCATGTAGTTATGTCCTAAACGTTCGTGTGTTAAATCCAGATGAAATAAGGTGTTGTGTGTATTCATCTTTTGGATTACTCAATACCTCTTGAGTAAGTCCCATTTCAACCACTTTTCCTTGATTAATAATAATGAGGTATTTGCAAATGTCAATTATAGAGTTTATATCATGTGTAACAAATAAAACATATAAGTTCAGTTCTTTTTGTATTTTTTTAATCAGTTCTATAATGGTTTGCTTGCTGTTTGTATCCAGTGCGGTTGTGGGTTCATCTAAAAGCAACAACTTGGGATCATTGGTCAACGCAATGGCAATGACAACACGTTGAAGTTGTCCTCCACTGAGTTGTGAAGGAAAACGCTCCAACACCCAAGGTTCTAATCCTACCAATGAAAGCAACTCCAATTTGCGTTCTTGTGAGCAAAAAAATTGTTGTTTGATTTTTGTCATGGGTGAGAGTGAAGTGAAAGGGTTTTGTGGTACAAAACCCAAATTCTCTTTATGCAGATCAAAAGGAGCATCCATTTGTAGATGTGAAGTTAAACTTTTTGGAAGCAAGCCTAATAGTGCTTTGAGCGTAAGAGATTTCCCACTTCCACTTTGACCTATAAGTGCGGTTGCTTCTTTTATTTCAAAACTTATATCCACCAATTCAGTGGTTTCATGGACTATATGCAGTCGCTTAATCGAAAGTTTTGACATCTACTATTTTGATAATCCTTGAATAGACTCATCAAGTTGTGTCACCAATTTAATAAAATTAATTGGTTTTTCAAAAATAGCAGAAACCTCTTTTTGTTCCTCTTCATTTAAGTCATCTTTGTATGCTGTAATCACAATGATAGGTACATCTTTGTCAATTTTACGAATCTCTTTGACCAAAGCTTTACCGTCTAAGTTTGGCATTCGTAAATCCGTAATTACAACATCAGGTCGGTTTGATTTAAAACTTTCAAGCGCAATCTCTCCGTCACTTGCCAAAAGAATTTTTTTAACAAGCATTTGAAACGTTCTATCCATAATGTTAATAATATCTTCACCGTCTTCTGCTACGAGCAGAGTAATATTTCTTAAATCAGATTTGATTTTAGAAGTTTCCATATTGATCCTTAAATTAGTGGGTTATCCATCTCTTGTGGGATTTGTAAGTTCATGAGCTTTAAAACCGTTGGCGCAATATTATTTAAGCTGCCTGGTTTAACCTCTTGAACACCATCTGCTAAGATGAAACAGTAAACATCACCTACGGTGTGATTGGTTAATACTTTACCCTCTTCACTTTTCATCATCTCACAGTTTCCGTGATCACTCGTAATGATTATATTGTACTGTAACTTTTTTGAGTCTTTTATTATACGACCCAATTGTTTATCAACTTCTTCGACAGCTTTAATACTGGCATCATAATTTCCAGTATGTCCAACCATGTCACCATTGGCAAAATTCACCACAATAAAGTCATAAGAATCTTCCATCGCTTTAAGTACAGCATCACCTACTGCTGGTGCAGACATCTCTGGTTGTAAGTCATATGTTGCCACATTAGGAGAAGGAATAAGTACACGCATCTCATTTTCTACGGGTTCTTCAACACCCCCATTAAAGAAGAACGTCACGTGTGCATACTTTTCTGTTTCAGCGGTGTGAAGTTGTTTTAAGCCTGCATTTGAAATGACTTCAGCCAGTGTATTTCGAGGTGTTTCTTTTGGAAACAAGATAGGTAAGGGCATGTTTTTATCATACTCTGTCATAGTTGCAAGGTGCAGTTCATCTGCAAATCGTGGAAACTCACTGAAGTCTTTATTGGCTAAAACGTTTGAAATCTCTCTCATTCGGTCACTTCTGAAGTTACAAAAAATCACGCCATCGCCTTTGTGAAAACCATTGTACCCTTCAAATGCCGTTGGCACTAAGAATTCATCTAATACTTCTTCTTTATACGAATTGGCAATGTATGTTGTAACATCCTTAGAGGTCTTTGGTAAACCTAATGCCATCGCATCATGCCCTTTTTGAACTCTCTCCCATCGGTTATCTCTGTCCATAGTATAGTATCGCCCCGCAATGGTTGCAAGATGAATACTTTCATCACAAATATCTAAGATTTGGTCAATGTATTGTTGTGCACAATTAGGAGCCACATCCCGACCATCGGTGATGGCATGAATATAGACATGTTTCCCTTTTGCTTGAGCGATTTTAGCCAAAGCAATGATGTGATTGATGTGTGAGTGCACACCACCATCACTTAATAATCCGATTAAATGAACATTATTTGAAGCATCAAGAGTTTGTTGAAGTACTTCATTGGTTTTAAGCGTATCATTTTTAATGGCTAAGTTGATTTTGACTAAATCTTGATACAGAATTCGCCCACTTCCAATGGTCATGTGCCCCACTTCACTGTTTCCCATTTGTCCATTAGGAAGACCCACATTTTCTCCATAGGTATGTATAAGTGAATGGGGTACTTGTTCAAAAAGATAATCATAGGTTGGTTTTTTAGCATTGGCAAAAGCATTGTGTTTGATATTTTGGTTGTGGCCAATACCATCTGTGATAATTAAAACTGTTTTTTTCGTCATTTTAAACCTTTTAAAAACTTTAATAGTATATAATCCCTGATTATAACAAAAGGAAGGTTTAACTTTGTTTTATTGGTTCTATCGACATATGGATATTAACATATTCCAATACATCTCAATCCGAGCAGGACTTGGCTTCTTCATCGCTTTTTTTCTTACTTTATATCTTATGCCAAAGTTTATAAAATGGGCCAAAACAAAGAAAGCTTCTCAACCAATTTATGATTTAGCACCACAATCACATCAAGAAAAAGCAGGTACCCCAACCATGGGTGGTTTGGTGTTTGTTTTTGCTTCTATTATCGCAACACTTCTTACAGCAAAACTCAATAACTTTTATGTTGCAACAGGTCTTTTTACCTTGGGAGCATTTTGTTTGATTGGAGTTAAAGATGATATCTCTAAAATTACCAACAATAAAAACAATGCAGGTTTAAGTGCACGAATGAAACTCATTTTACAATTTATTGTGGCATTGGGTGCAGCGATTACATTGATAATCTACAGTCACTCTACAGAGTTGTATCTCCCTTTTTATAAATACCCAATAGCAGACATGGGCTTGGTTTCAATTGTCTTTTGGGTATTGGTCATGGTGGCTGCTTCCAACGCAGTGAATGTAACGGATGGTTTAGATGGATTGGCAACCGTACCATCTATCATTGCATTTTTTACACTCTCAACGATTGTCTATATTACAGGACATGCGATTATCAGTAACTATTTGCTTTTACCCAACATCAAACTTACAGGGGAACTTACTATTTTAGGAGCCTCTATTTGTGGTTCACTCATTGCCTTTTTATGGCACAACTGTCACCCTGCTGAAGTTTTTATGGGAGACAGTGGTTCTTTAGCTATTGGAGGAATTATGGGATACTTTGCCATTGTGTGTAAAAGTGAAGTTCTGTTAATCATCATTGGATTTATCTTTGTACTTGAAACGGTTTCAGTTATTTTGCAAGTGGGCTCTTATAAGTTACGACAAAAGAGAGTTTTTTTAATGGCGCCCATACATCACCACTTTGAACAAAAAGGGTGGAAAGAGAATAAAATCATTGTGCGATTTTGGATTATCTCATTTATGGCGAACCTCATTGCACTGTTAAGCTTGAAAGTAAGATAATGATAAGAGTATTAGGTAAGGGTAATACTGCCCAAGCTATACAAGAGACATTTGATGATGTTGTTTTATACGATGAGAGTGATTTTAACTCATACGATACAACATGTGAAGATATAACCGTAGTAAGCCCTGGAATTCCACCTTTTAATACAATGGTACAACAAGCAAAAAATATACAAAGCGACTATGACTTGTTTGCTGGTACCATGCCATTTTCTATTTGGATAAGTGGTACAAATGGAAAAACAACCACCACTCAAATGATGCAACACCTTCTTGAATGCAAAGGCAGTGTGTGTGGAGGAAATATTGGAACGGCCGTTTCAAAACTGGACAGGGATTCTAAAATTTGGATTTTAGAGACCTCTTCATTTACATTACACTATACACAAAAAGCGCGACCTAATATATATGTATTACTTCCTATTTCAGATGACCATGTTTCATGGCATGGATCATTTGAAGAGTATGAGAATGCAAAACTCAAAGCAATGGATCATATGAAAGAGGGAGAGGCTGCGATTATTCCTTTAAAATATAAAGACTACCCCACTGCAGCATATAAAATTACGTATGAAAGTACAGAAGATTTAGCACAGATATTTGATATTGATGTATCAAAAATTAAATTTAATGAACCATTTTTGCTCGATGCCATGATGGCATTGGGTGTGAGCAAGATTTTATTTGATGAGGTGGATTATGAAAAAATCAATGCCTTTAAAATTGATGCGCATAAAGTAGAGGTATTTAAAGACAGACAAAACAGAGTCTGGATTGATGATTCTAAAGCCACGAATTTAGATGCAACGATTGCAGCACTTAAACCTTATGAACAACAAAGTGTTCATTTGATTTTAGGTGGAGATGATAAAGGGGCAAATTTGACCCCACTTTTTGAGTACTTAAAAGGAAAATCAATTACGGTGTATGCCATTGGAAGTAACACTGAAAAACTGACGCAACTATCAACTCAATTTAACATAAAATTACATGCTTGTCATGTGATGAAAAAAGCGGTTGAATTGATGAATAAAAATCATGATTACAAATCGGTTGCAATGCTCTCTCCAGCGGCTGCTTCACTCGACCAGTATAGCTCGTACAAACAACGTGGAGACGAATTTAAAACACTGGTAAATACTTTAAGCTAGAATTAATCAACAAGGTAATATAATTTCACTCCAAAATTGATGGCTCGGTAGCTCAGTCGGTAGAGCAAAGGACTGAAAATCCTTGTGTCGGCAGTTCGATTCTGCCCCGCGCCACCATTAAGTTTTTGTTGGGTGCTGGTGTAGCTCAGTTGGCTAGAGCAGCTGATTTGTAATCAGCAGGTCGGGGGTTCAACTCCCTTCACCAGCTCCATTTTTAACTGTCGTGCGTAGTCTTTATAAAAGATCAGCGCTTGACCAGAACAATAATTTTTCAACGGTGAGGTTGGAGAGTGGTCAAATCCAGGAGACTGTAAATCTCCCGCCTATGGCTTCGAAGGTTCAAATCCTTCTCTCACCACCACGTAATGTTGCGGGAGTAGCTCAGTTGGCTAGAGCCTCTGCCTTCCAAGCAGATTGTCGCGAGTTCGAGTCTCGTCTCCCGCTCCATTATTTTTTTATTGATACTGGGAGCTGAGTTATAGACGCAAAAATTTATAACTCCATTTTCTACAAAATGTAAACTCCAAGTATAACTTTTAAATATGTTTAGTCCAGCGTATGCCCATGTAGCTCAGGGGTAGAGCACTTCCTTGGTAAGGAAGAGGTCGTAAGTTCAAGTCTTATCGTGGGCTCCATGATGTAATGGACATATTTAAATTTACAAACCAATCCCCTCTGAATAGATCAGCCTTAGGCTTATCTACTCAGAGGGCAATTTAATAAATCTTTTAAGGGGAATTTTATGGCAAAAGAAAAATTCGAGCGAAGTAAACCGCACGTTAACATTGGTACAATTGGTCACGTTGACCACGGTAAAACGACTTTAACAGCTGCTATTACTATGTGTTTAGGGCTTAAAAACGGTCAAGCTACTATGGACTATGATCAAATTGATAACGCTCCAGAAGAGAGAGAAAGAGGAATTACTATTGCTACTTCTCACGTTGAGTATGAAACTGAAACTAGACACTACGCACACGTAGATTGTCCAGGTCACGCCGATTACGTTAAAAACATGATTACTGGTGCTGCACAAATGGATGGTGCTATCTTAGTTATTGCTGCTACAGATGGACCAATGGCTCAAACTAGAGAGCACATTCTATTATCTAAACAAGTAGGTGTTCCATACATCGTTGTATTCTTAAACAAAGAAGACCAACTTGATGAAGAAGATAAAGAAGAG includes:
- a CDS encoding undecaprenyl-diphosphate phosphatase; translation: MTISDSIILGVIEGFTEFLPISSTGHLIVASEFLNLEQTSVNKAFEVIIQFAAILAVILNYPSKFTLKHIELWKKLILAFIPIGAVGFLFSSQIKMLFSVEVVATMFIIGGIIFLIAERYYKPQEHFIDDVENVSYKQALLIGLAQIAALIPGTSRAGATILGAMFVGLTRKASAEFSFLLAFPVMCATTGYDLLKHYNDFTHTNLMVLAMGFVISFIVAYLTIKLFLKFLENFTFVAFGIYRILFGLLLLVIL
- a CDS encoding MqnA/MqnD/SBP family protein, with the protein product MNFAKIDFINLLPVHIFLKKSIKSNQLKAIIEYQKSYPSAINKRFKQRKVHSAFISSIASRTEKALDLGIIARSNVRSVLLVPGEYTKDYQSDTSNALAKVLNLEGQVIIGDKALKFYHENDKESFIDLAKAWQDKYNLPFVFARLCYNKHGKLLYKVMKPFKKRFIKIPQYILEHYSQRSGVSKQHILEYLKMIDYDIGYKEKRALKRFFQLTKKRGL
- a CDS encoding MoaD/ThiS family protein — encoded protein: MVEVEFLGPINKEKLTLDISNLSQLSELLKEDNDVVEWLDKCAVAVNDTLVSSKDMSLNDGDKISLLPPVCGG
- a CDS encoding molybdopterin synthase catalytic subunit codes for the protein MNKLELFDGSLPVEEITNAWYNEFKLSNYGAIITFVGVVRDEDGIDGLSFDIYEPILNNWFNAWQEKANAQNAIVLMAHSKGDVLNHESSYIAAVCSPKRRVALEMIDEFVEDFKQSAPIWKYDIINGKREYALDRSTKINGAGILN
- a CDS encoding histidinol-phosphatase → MRVDLHNHTHFCNHANGSMQVYVEKAIEKGIDVFGFSEHAPMDFDQHYRLPLEKKAEYETEVKRLQEMFSNDIEILLAYEVDFMQNVPMLDEILKAKVDYLIGSVHFLDGWGFDNPEFIGSYENRDIDTIWQEYFNTIEAMAKANLFDIVGHLDLIKIFKFMPKKEIKSIANGALKAIKNANMVVEINPAGLRKPIGETYPSKELLEACFELDIAITFGSDAHEIAQVGFKYEEAKALAQAVGYTKAMRFKNRDRELFIF
- the glnA gene encoding type I glutamate--ammonia ligase, with amino-acid sequence MGKFVNNTEEFFKYCEENEVKFVDLRFTDMKGMWHHLTYMMSAVNEENLTNGMPFDGSSVDAWQPINKSDMILKPDVETAFLDPFTADSTIVVFCDVYDIYKGQMYEKCPRSIAKKALQHLSESGVGDAAYFGPENEFFIFDDVKIVDSINESYYRVDSDEGEWSDNTDYEVGNVGHRPRTKGGYFPVQPTDSMVDLRAEMMQVLEQVGLEVVLGHHEVAQAQGEIGVVFSDIIGAADNVQKYKYVVKMVAHLNGKTATFMPKPLFGDNGNGMHVHQSIWKEGKNLFYKEGEYGNLSDTARHYVGGIFKHARAVAAFTNPSTNSYKRLIPGFEAPSILTYSSQNRSASCRVPYGAGEKATRIEMRFPDSTSCPYLAFAAMMMAGLDGIANKIEPIGPMDEDLFEMPLDEIRERKIPQMPHTLRGSLEALIRDNDFLKPVFTQDMIDTYQHYKFETQVWPDEARPTAFEFKSTYSC
- a CDS encoding transglycosylase domain-containing protein, whose translation is MKYIIGFFTVIGLALLAFLLYLYSEIRFEINQIVDYNPKLTTQFFDKDGQLVANIFQKEHRIYVKYEDIPPKVIEALIAIEDTQFFEHNGVNTDAILRAIIKDIKARKLVEGASTLTQQLIKNMLLTREKKFTRKLKEVLLALRLETILSKEEILERYLNQVYFGHGYYGIRTASLGYFKKELFELNLKEIAILVGLPRAPSFYSPTKNLKFALVRANQVVNRLKTLGWINDREHMEAISYVPAVYDETLTLNKAPYVIDYALNVLSNDIPDVKYGGYKINLTIDLKAQEIARKSLQYGYDNIKKREEYFKKTEALPEEEYVDHTATLNGGLITIENKTGKILTLLGGVNYKESNFNRVIQSKRQPGSAIKPFLYQTALNLGYSPATNLIDISRTYSYTKDDEEKKWQPKNYEENYKGLITLREALLHSRNLATINLVNDIGIDIAHKNLRAFGFEDVPMDLSITLGSLSISPFELSRAYTMFSNNGIQVQPYIVSSIVNKNNQTIVFQPQENYIQPPEQAYLITSILHDTVQRGTGKLAKVKGLDIAGKTGTTNSNVDAWFCGYTPTLQTVIWYGNDDNKPMRKSETGGRSAGTVFGHFYRQYLQIHPEIKRNFEIPEGVHKSVINGKTEYFTDTSKLPELKIEKDLGSTREF
- a CDS encoding ATP-binding cassette domain-containing protein — its product is MSKLSIKRLHIVHETTELVDISFEIKEATALIGQSGSGKSLTLKALLGLLPKSLTSHLQMDAPFDLHKENLGFVPQNPFTSLSPMTKIKQQFFCSQERKLELLSLVGLEPWVLERFPSQLSGGQLQRVVIAIALTNDPKLLLLDEPTTALDTNSKQTIIELIKKIQKELNLYVLFVTHDINSIIDICKYLIIINQGKVVEMGLTQEVLSNPKDEYTQHLISSGFNTRTFRT
- a CDS encoding response regulator, giving the protein METSKIKSDLRNITLLVAEDGEDIINIMDRTFQMLVKKILLASDGEIALESFKSNRPDVVITDLRMPNLDGKALVKEIRKIDKDVPIIVITAYKDDLNEEEQKEVSAIFEKPINFIKLVTQLDESIQGLSK